Proteins from a single region of Bombus vancouverensis nearcticus chromosome 5, iyBomVanc1_principal, whole genome shotgun sequence:
- the LOC117163058 gene encoding zinc finger C4H2 domain-containing protein isoform X5 has translation MSATETTVIFAKLEALKDIKSKTLQLEKMKQRILQEVEQTEQEEKCLLEYKQEMDLLMQEKMAHVEELRQIHADINAMEAVIKQAEEARNKARETAKLIHNNDYQPLKHDIDRMRREFLGLERLPELYETESDLISPDYFDRPMQKAEWRVEVRGEDLLPPLTLHHPGHPGGSTPFLAPQPLQGPSKPEPRPLPPAPGPPAPTFRQQPPPMKSCLSCHQQIHRNAPICPLCKAKSRSRNPKKPKKKD, from the exons ATGTCAGCCACCGAAACTACGGTCATTTTCGCAAAACTGGAAGCATTGAAAGACATCAA GTCGAAAACACTCCAATTGGAAAAGATGAAGCAAAGAATCTTGCAAGAAGTAGAACAAACTGAACAAGAAGAAAAATGTTTGCTGGAGTATAAACAAGAAATGGATCTTCTTATGCAAGAAAAAATGGCACATGTCGAAGAATTACGTCAAATACATGCGGATATAAATGCG ATGGAAGCTGTTATTAAACAAGCAGAAGAAGCTAGAAATAAAGCAAGAGAGACAGCAAAATTAATCCATAATAACGATTATCAACCTCTAAAACATGATATTGATCGTATGCGTAGGGAATTTTTAGGATTGGAAAGGTTACCAGAATTATATGAAACAGAATCTGATCTCATTTCACCAGA CTACTTTGACCGTCCAATGCAAAAAGCAGAATGGAGGGTCGAAGTAAGGGGAGAAGATTTATTACCCCCTCTTACTCTGCACCATCCTGGTCACCCAGGTGGTTCCACACCTTTCCTTGCTCCTCAACCTCTTCAAGGTCCAAGTAAGCCAGAACCAAGACCATTGCCACCAGCCCCAGGCCCACCTGCTCCAACATTCAG GCAACAACCACCCCCTATGAAATCATGTTTATCATGTCACCAACAAATTCATAGAAATGCACCAATCTGTCCCCTTTGTAAAGCTAAGTCGCGATCACGTAATCCCAAGAAGCCAAAGAAAAAAgactaa
- the LOC117163058 gene encoding zinc finger C4H2 domain-containing protein isoform X4 translates to MSATETTVIFAKLEALKDIKSKTLQLEKMKQRILQEVEQTEQEEKCLLEYKQEMDLLMQEKMAHVEELRQIHADINAMEAVIKQAEEARNKARETAKLIHNNDYQPLKHDIDRMRREFLGLERLPELYETESDLISPDYFDRPMQKAEWRVEVRGEDLLPPLTLHHPGHPGGSTPFLAPQPLQGPSKPEPRPLPPAPGPPAPTFRYHWQQPPPMKSCLSCHQQIHRNAPICPLCKAKSRSRNPKKPKKKD, encoded by the exons ATGTCAGCCACCGAAACTACGGTCATTTTCGCAAAACTGGAAGCATTGAAAGACATCAA GTCGAAAACACTCCAATTGGAAAAGATGAAGCAAAGAATCTTGCAAGAAGTAGAACAAACTGAACAAGAAGAAAAATGTTTGCTGGAGTATAAACAAGAAATGGATCTTCTTATGCAAGAAAAAATGGCACATGTCGAAGAATTACGTCAAATACATGCGGATATAAATGCG ATGGAAGCTGTTATTAAACAAGCAGAAGAAGCTAGAAATAAAGCAAGAGAGACAGCAAAATTAATCCATAATAACGATTATCAACCTCTAAAACATGATATTGATCGTATGCGTAGGGAATTTTTAGGATTGGAAAGGTTACCAGAATTATATGAAACAGAATCTGATCTCATTTCACCAGA CTACTTTGACCGTCCAATGCAAAAAGCAGAATGGAGGGTCGAAGTAAGGGGAGAAGATTTATTACCCCCTCTTACTCTGCACCATCCTGGTCACCCAGGTGGTTCCACACCTTTCCTTGCTCCTCAACCTCTTCAAGGTCCAAGTAAGCCAGAACCAAGACCATTGCCACCAGCCCCAGGCCCACCTGCTCCAACATTCAGGTACCACTG GCAACAACCACCCCCTATGAAATCATGTTTATCATGTCACCAACAAATTCATAGAAATGCACCAATCTGTCCCCTTTGTAAAGCTAAGTCGCGATCACGTAATCCCAAGAAGCCAAAGAAAAAAgactaa
- the LOC117163058 gene encoding zinc finger C4H2 domain-containing protein isoform X1 produces MARAFDCILEFVVSDLSRDACHCNLWSKTLQLEKMKQRILQEVEQTEQEEKCLLEYKQEMDLLMQEKMAHVEELRQIHADINAMEAVIKQAEEARNKARETAKLIHNNDYQPLKHDIDRMRREFLGLERLPELYETESDLISPDYFDRPMQKAEWRVEVRGEDLLPPLTLHHPGHPGGSTPFLAPQPLQGPSKPEPRPLPPAPGPPAPTFRYHWQQPPPMKSCLSCHQQIHRNAPICPLCKAKSRSRNPKKPKKKD; encoded by the exons ATGGCGCGCGCATTCGACTGCATCTTAGAATTTGTTGTTTctgatctatcaagagatgcCTGTCATTGTAATTTATG GTCGAAAACACTCCAATTGGAAAAGATGAAGCAAAGAATCTTGCAAGAAGTAGAACAAACTGAACAAGAAGAAAAATGTTTGCTGGAGTATAAACAAGAAATGGATCTTCTTATGCAAGAAAAAATGGCACATGTCGAAGAATTACGTCAAATACATGCGGATATAAATGCG ATGGAAGCTGTTATTAAACAAGCAGAAGAAGCTAGAAATAAAGCAAGAGAGACAGCAAAATTAATCCATAATAACGATTATCAACCTCTAAAACATGATATTGATCGTATGCGTAGGGAATTTTTAGGATTGGAAAGGTTACCAGAATTATATGAAACAGAATCTGATCTCATTTCACCAGA CTACTTTGACCGTCCAATGCAAAAAGCAGAATGGAGGGTCGAAGTAAGGGGAGAAGATTTATTACCCCCTCTTACTCTGCACCATCCTGGTCACCCAGGTGGTTCCACACCTTTCCTTGCTCCTCAACCTCTTCAAGGTCCAAGTAAGCCAGAACCAAGACCATTGCCACCAGCCCCAGGCCCACCTGCTCCAACATTCAGGTACCACTG GCAACAACCACCCCCTATGAAATCATGTTTATCATGTCACCAACAAATTCATAGAAATGCACCAATCTGTCCCCTTTGTAAAGCTAAGTCGCGATCACGTAATCCCAAGAAGCCAAAGAAAAAAgactaa
- the LOC117163058 gene encoding zinc finger C4H2 domain-containing protein isoform X3, whose protein sequence is MLVARETTRYDQRMTKEKDKCSSKTLQLEKMKQRILQEVEQTEQEEKCLLEYKQEMDLLMQEKMAHVEELRQIHADINAMEAVIKQAEEARNKARETAKLIHNNDYQPLKHDIDRMRREFLGLERLPELYETESDLISPDYFDRPMQKAEWRVEVRGEDLLPPLTLHHPGHPGGSTPFLAPQPLQGPSKPEPRPLPPAPGPPAPTFRYHWQQPPPMKSCLSCHQQIHRNAPICPLCKAKSRSRNPKKPKKKD, encoded by the exons ATGCTTGTTGCGCGTGAAACAACGCGCTACGATCAACGAATGACCAAGGAGAAGGATAAATGCTC GTCGAAAACACTCCAATTGGAAAAGATGAAGCAAAGAATCTTGCAAGAAGTAGAACAAACTGAACAAGAAGAAAAATGTTTGCTGGAGTATAAACAAGAAATGGATCTTCTTATGCAAGAAAAAATGGCACATGTCGAAGAATTACGTCAAATACATGCGGATATAAATGCG ATGGAAGCTGTTATTAAACAAGCAGAAGAAGCTAGAAATAAAGCAAGAGAGACAGCAAAATTAATCCATAATAACGATTATCAACCTCTAAAACATGATATTGATCGTATGCGTAGGGAATTTTTAGGATTGGAAAGGTTACCAGAATTATATGAAACAGAATCTGATCTCATTTCACCAGA CTACTTTGACCGTCCAATGCAAAAAGCAGAATGGAGGGTCGAAGTAAGGGGAGAAGATTTATTACCCCCTCTTACTCTGCACCATCCTGGTCACCCAGGTGGTTCCACACCTTTCCTTGCTCCTCAACCTCTTCAAGGTCCAAGTAAGCCAGAACCAAGACCATTGCCACCAGCCCCAGGCCCACCTGCTCCAACATTCAGGTACCACTG GCAACAACCACCCCCTATGAAATCATGTTTATCATGTCACCAACAAATTCATAGAAATGCACCAATCTGTCCCCTTTGTAAAGCTAAGTCGCGATCACGTAATCCCAAGAAGCCAAAGAAAAAAgactaa
- the LOC117163058 gene encoding zinc finger C4H2 domain-containing protein isoform X6 translates to MKQRILQEVEQTEQEEKCLLEYKQEMDLLMQEKMAHVEELRQIHADINAMEAVIKQAEEARNKARETAKLIHNNDYQPLKHDIDRMRREFLGLERLPELYETESDLISPDYFDRPMQKAEWRVEVRGEDLLPPLTLHHPGHPGGSTPFLAPQPLQGPSKPEPRPLPPAPGPPAPTFRYHWQQPPPMKSCLSCHQQIHRNAPICPLCKAKSRSRNPKKPKKKD, encoded by the exons ATGAAGCAAAGAATCTTGCAAGAAGTAGAACAAACTGAACAAGAAGAAAAATGTTTGCTGGAGTATAAACAAGAAATGGATCTTCTTATGCAAGAAAAAATGGCACATGTCGAAGAATTACGTCAAATACATGCGGATATAAATGCG ATGGAAGCTGTTATTAAACAAGCAGAAGAAGCTAGAAATAAAGCAAGAGAGACAGCAAAATTAATCCATAATAACGATTATCAACCTCTAAAACATGATATTGATCGTATGCGTAGGGAATTTTTAGGATTGGAAAGGTTACCAGAATTATATGAAACAGAATCTGATCTCATTTCACCAGA CTACTTTGACCGTCCAATGCAAAAAGCAGAATGGAGGGTCGAAGTAAGGGGAGAAGATTTATTACCCCCTCTTACTCTGCACCATCCTGGTCACCCAGGTGGTTCCACACCTTTCCTTGCTCCTCAACCTCTTCAAGGTCCAAGTAAGCCAGAACCAAGACCATTGCCACCAGCCCCAGGCCCACCTGCTCCAACATTCAGGTACCACTG GCAACAACCACCCCCTATGAAATCATGTTTATCATGTCACCAACAAATTCATAGAAATGCACCAATCTGTCCCCTTTGTAAAGCTAAGTCGCGATCACGTAATCCCAAGAAGCCAAAGAAAAAAgactaa
- the LOC117163058 gene encoding zinc finger C4H2 domain-containing protein isoform X2 → MARAFDCILEFVVSDLSRDACHCNLWSKTLQLEKMKQRILQEVEQTEQEEKCLLEYKQEMDLLMQEKMAHVEELRQIHADINAMEAVIKQAEEARNKARETAKLIHNNDYQPLKHDIDRMRREFLGLERLPELYETESDLISPDYFDRPMQKAEWRVEVRGEDLLPPLTLHHPGHPGGSTPFLAPQPLQGPSKPEPRPLPPAPGPPAPTFRQQPPPMKSCLSCHQQIHRNAPICPLCKAKSRSRNPKKPKKKD, encoded by the exons ATGGCGCGCGCATTCGACTGCATCTTAGAATTTGTTGTTTctgatctatcaagagatgcCTGTCATTGTAATTTATG GTCGAAAACACTCCAATTGGAAAAGATGAAGCAAAGAATCTTGCAAGAAGTAGAACAAACTGAACAAGAAGAAAAATGTTTGCTGGAGTATAAACAAGAAATGGATCTTCTTATGCAAGAAAAAATGGCACATGTCGAAGAATTACGTCAAATACATGCGGATATAAATGCG ATGGAAGCTGTTATTAAACAAGCAGAAGAAGCTAGAAATAAAGCAAGAGAGACAGCAAAATTAATCCATAATAACGATTATCAACCTCTAAAACATGATATTGATCGTATGCGTAGGGAATTTTTAGGATTGGAAAGGTTACCAGAATTATATGAAACAGAATCTGATCTCATTTCACCAGA CTACTTTGACCGTCCAATGCAAAAAGCAGAATGGAGGGTCGAAGTAAGGGGAGAAGATTTATTACCCCCTCTTACTCTGCACCATCCTGGTCACCCAGGTGGTTCCACACCTTTCCTTGCTCCTCAACCTCTTCAAGGTCCAAGTAAGCCAGAACCAAGACCATTGCCACCAGCCCCAGGCCCACCTGCTCCAACATTCAG GCAACAACCACCCCCTATGAAATCATGTTTATCATGTCACCAACAAATTCATAGAAATGCACCAATCTGTCCCCTTTGTAAAGCTAAGTCGCGATCACGTAATCCCAAGAAGCCAAAGAAAAAAgactaa
- the Cln7 gene encoding CLN7/MFS domain-containing 8 gives MEWCRKLLHKRNIISVDDELETVDERKERWRSIYAIYFTMFLMSLGFSIILTGVWPYLDKLDKDAGKEFMGYVVAANPLGQMLFSPLVGWWGDRRGSIRLPLLSTLALFTFASGLYSVLEIVPGDQKMYMIAARFLVGVSSANIAVARSYLSAATKFVERTHAVSMVSLAQVLGFVVGPGLQAAVTPLGEKGVYFINVPINMYTMTGWINVIMGILNFALFLPWNFTEHRIAIREAMRNEGKQTEEETLKSIKPDILAAVTLICAFFVLVFNFVLLETLGTSLTMDQFAWSKTESLYYMGLLMSIGAIMSCITFVMIEPLCKRFNERKVMLWGGFLFMVIGRILYIPWGPDPPKIADYGPFNNITKDADGIDIVGCPHTQEWCTYTPQLTVTQFFIGYGFTTIGYPLGVTLIQTIFSKVLGPRPQGVWMGFMTGAGCASRVLGPIFVSVIYTRFGTYHTFGVTGLTLIICMIWLQIVNERLVPPKVIIPSKDAEIPLVHFKSNDAQGSNDSHKNNKNEGCDKV, from the exons ATGGAGTGGTGTAGGAAATTACTTCACAAAAG AAATATTATTTCTGTGGATGATGAGTTGGAAACTGTTGATGAAAGGAAAGAGCGATGGAGAAGCATCTATGCAATTTATTTTACTATGTTTCTTATGTCGCTTGGATTCAGTATTATACTCACAGGAGTATGGCCATATCTTGATAAA TTGGATAAAGATGCTGGTAAAGAGTTCATGGGATATGTAGTTGCAGCAAATCCTTTGGGACAAATGTTATTCTCTCCTTTAGTAGGATGGTGGGGAGATAGAAGGGGATCTATAAGACTTCCACTTTTATCAACATTAGCTCTATTTACATTTGCATCAGGATTATATAGTGTCCTTGAGATTGTACCAGGTGATCAAAAAATGTACATGATAGCTGCTAGATTCTTGGTTGGAGTTAGCTCTG CTAATATCGCAGTAGCTCGATCTTATCTCTCAGCAGCTACAAAATTTGTAGAAAGAACACATGCTGTTTCAATGGTGTCTCTAGCTCAG GTGTTAGGATTTGTAGTAGGTCCTGGTTTGCAAGCTGCAGTTACACCTCTTGGAGAAAAGggcgtatattttataaatgtacCTATTAATATGTATACTATGACTGGTTGGATAAATGTTATAATGGGAATCCTTAATTTTGCTTTATTCCTTCCATGGAATTTCACAGAACATCGAATTGCTATTCGCGAGGCAATGAGAAATGAAGGAAAACAAACTG AAGAAGAAACCCTGAAGTCTATAAAACCAGACATTCTGGCAGCAGTGACATTAATATGTGCTTTTTTTGTTTTAGTATTTAATTTTGTCCTCCTTGAAAC ACTTGGTACTTCTTTAACTATGGATCAATTTGCATGGTCGAAAACGGAATCTCTATATTATATGGGTCTACTAATGAGTATTGGGGCTATTATGTCATGTATCACATTTGTTATGATCGAACCTTTATGCAAAAG ATTTAATGAACGTAAGGTAATGTTGTGGGGTGGATTTTTGTTTATGGTAATAggaagaattttatatattccaTGGGGGCCAGACCCTCCGAAAATTGCTGATTACGGAC catTTAACAACATTACAAAAGATGCCGATGGTATAGACATCGTAGGATGTCCACATACTCAAGAATGGTGTACCTATACACCGCAACTTACCGTCACACAGTTTTTCATTGGGTACGGATTCACTACTATAGGATATCCATTAGGTGTCACTTTAATACAAACTATCTTCAGTAAAGTATTAGGACCTCGTCCTCAAGGAGTTTGGATGGGATTTATGACAGGTGCTGGATGTGCTTCTCGTGTGTTAGGTCCAATATTTGTTAGTGTAATTTATACTCGTTTTGGAACATATCATACGTTTGGTGTTACTGGTTTAACATTGATAATATGTATGATATGGTTACAAATTGTAAACGAACGGTTGGTTCCGCCAAAAGTAATAATTCcatcaaaagacgcggaaattCCATTAGTTCACTTCAAATCTAATGATGCTCAAGGATCAAATGATTcacataaaaataacaaaaatgagGGATGTGATAAAGTGTAG